TTGTTTTCGCAATCTGGAACAAGCCACCAACGAAGCCATTGCCCTCTTTGGCGATAAGGAAGCCGGCGGAATTGTTCTATTAAGAACCTATCCTGATTATTACAACGGCTACAAAGACGGGGATAAAGAAGTGCGAGGATATAAAGCTATGGTGGAAGAACTGCTGGATAAATATCCTATAGGTGAACCGATTGCAGGCGATCAAGCTAAAAAAGATTTCATAAAGCTTTACGGCGCCATTTTGCGATTGAGAAATATACTAACGGCTTTTGATGAGTTTAAAGGTAATGAAATTTTAACCGAACGCGATACGCAAGATTATCATAGCACCTACATCGATTTATATAACGAGTTTCGAAAAACAGCCGAAGGAGAAAAAGAAGTTATCAACGACGATTTGGTCTTTGAAATGGAACTCATTAAGCAGGTGGAAATCAATATTGATTATATTTTAGAGTTGATTAAAAAATATCACAAAGACCACATCAAAAACAAAGAAATACTGGTTGATATTAATAAAGCCATTGACGCAAGTATTGGGCTACGCAATAAAAAAGACCTCATTTTGAAATTTATTGCCTCGCTTGATGCTCATTCGGTAGTAGATGAAGAATGGCAAAAATACATCGAAACCAAAAGAAGAGAAGAGCTGGATGAAATAATCAAGCAGGAAAATCTTAACCACGACGAAACCTATAAATTTATGCAAAATGCATTTCGTAATGGATATATTACAACCACAGGCACCGATTTAGCAAAGGTTTTGCCCCCTATTTCACGTTTTACGGCCACGGGCGAACGGTCCAAAAAACGCGAAAGCGTATTAAATAAGTTAACACAATTCTTTGAGCGGTTTTTCACTATTTCTAATAAAGAGATTTGAGCAATGCTGGGAATTGTTGATATATGCTCATTTAATAAAGTCAGGAATTATATTGGTCATGCCTGAAGCTCGCCAAATCGCATCCTTACACCCCGGCGAAAGAGAGGCCAGGTTAAGAAATTAAAGGGGTGATATGTTATTTTTTCGGGCCAATAGGTTGAATTTCGTTTTTTCCGGATAGTTAGTAAGCAGGCGCGAGTGTATCGAATAGGTTTAATATTTCTTTATAGCCCATTAATTCTGCAAGGTCTTTTGGGGATAAGCCATCCATTTCTATTGCTTGAATCCATGGGTCGGCACCGTGCAAAAGCAATAACTCGACAATCGAGGTATAACCGAAAAGACAAGCCCAATGAAGGGGTGTTAGGCCATAATAACTAACGGTATTCACTTTCGATACAGGAAGCAATATCTCAACAATATCTGCTCTGTTAATACGAACAGCCACATGCAGCGGGATTTCTCCCAGATGGTTTTTTTCATTGGGGTCTGCACCGAACTGTAATAAACTCTGGACTGCTTCCATAATGCCCAACCGAACAGCCCGGTGCAATGGTGGAATGTGAGATGTGTCTGTTGCGTGGTCCTCGCGGAGTGTCTCTAAAAGGACTCTTAACAAAACTGGATGGTCAGAATTTACTAATCGTTCAAGTGGGTCTGTGTTTTTTTGTGCGATGCTGAGTGTGTTCATGGCTTTACTCCTTATATTGCCCTGTGCCATTATTGTTGTTATTCAAATGTATTACGATTTAAGCAATATTCATGCCAATATTAATTGATAAATCTATGTTCTGTAAGTCATTGAAATAGAATATATTAAATAAAAAAAATATAAAACGGATTTTTGGAACTGATAAAAACTATGGATTGTAACTGACAAAATGTCGGATATTCGTCAATATTTTATACTCGTGTGATAGAAATATAGGGAAAGCATGGTATATCATATACAAACAAAATAATATATGAGGTGAAATAAAGATTATGATTTATAAAAAAAGAAATCGTTTTTTAGTGTCCTATTCTTGGTTGCTTATTCTTGGTTTATTAACGACAACCTTTTTATCTTGTAGCCCAAAAGAAAAACAAAAGGAGCAAATTTCAAAACCTTCTCTTAACGACCTGTATCAAGCATGGTATACGCAAACAACATTAAGAAGAGAAAATATAGATTATCAGACCACTTTAGATTTATCTTCGCAGATAATTTCTTTGTATGGCGAAGAAGGAATAAATAAAATTTTTAGTGTTCTCGAAAATCAGCAGGAAAAGCCTTTAGCAAAATATCTGGCGGTGATGGCTCTGACGCCATATTTGAAAGAAGACTGGGCAACGAAATTACTTCCGTTAACAGAGCCCGATAAGGAAGTTAACACGCGGGTATGTGCCATATCGCTTTTGAGTTTAATCCAAACTCCCGAAGTTACAAGCCATTTGAAGAAGTATATTAATGACCCGGAACCGCGTGTCCAGTTCGAAGTTTTAACGGCATTAGCGAAACGAGGAGAACCTGAGGGTATTCAGCAAATTCAATCACTTTGGGATAAGGCAAAGGATAGCCCCGATAAACGGGAACATATTCTTTTATCTATTCCTGCGTCTGAAATACCTTCCTTTCTACCTCTTTTTCGTGAGTCTGCAAAAGATGAGCAGTTAACGCTCACCGTTCGGCGGGAAGCCATAATGCAGTTAGGTCGTTATGGCAAGGAAAAAGAAGATGTAGACACACTTAAAAGTATATTGGATACAGAAATTGAAAATAGCATAAAGGAATTAGTTCAGAGCGCATTAGATGCAGTCAACGCTCGTTTGCAGAGGGATTCCCTTCCTCAAACACCTTCCAATTAAATAAAAAAGTGATAAAAGAAAATCTTTGATGTATAATATATAAAAAACAAATAAGGAGATTTTGTTTTATGCTGTTTCGGCAGAAACGGCCTACCTGGCTAACACAATTATTACGAAATCAGGAGATAAAGGAATCTCAATCTGTAACAGAGAATGAAACCTTTTTGATTGAACGCGAGATGATGTTAAAAGGAACCGATGTCCCGCGGGGAAATAAAATAGTTCGGCAATTCGCCGTAATGGTAAATGGTGCGGTATATGTAGTTACCAGTGGAGAACGCGTTAGCCGTGCTGTTTATGAAGCTCTATTAGAAGCCGGTGCTGTAATACCTATTCCCGGTGTAGATATAAAACCCCGAAGTCAAACTTCTGGCAGCTTACGGATAGAGGATGATTCAGTCATAGAGAACGATACATGAGCAAAAATATTCCCCTTCTCTCTGTTGCAATGATTGTAAGGGATGAAGAACAGGTTCTCCCGGAATGTTTAGAAAATCTTAAATCTTTTGTTGATGAAATTTGTATTATAGATACAGGTTCTGTAGATGAAACAATATCCATAGCAAAGTCTGCAAATGCCAAAGTAAAATGCATCCCATGGCAAGATGATTTCGCGTATGCACGCAATGAATCCTTAAAACTATGCACAGGCAAATGGATTTTTATTTTCGACGCCGATGAACGATTATCCGCTGAAGATAGCGTAAAACTTCGACAGTTAGTAGAAAAGAATATTTTTTGTGCCTACCGTTTATGGACAAGAAATTATACACAAAGGACAGACCGCAGTGATTTCCAATACGCAGAAAAAAATAATCCATGGGCTAATGAATTTCCGGGCTGGTTTCCCAGTGCAAAAATTCGATTATTTCCCAATCTACCGGAGATAAAATTTGAGGGACCCGTCCATGAAACAGTGCTCACTTCCTTACAACAAATAGGCATTCCTGTTGTTGATAACGAGGAAATTATTATCCATCATTATGGAGAGCGTAAATCGAAAGAGAAAATATTTGAGAAG
The genomic region above belongs to Candidatus Hydrogenedens sp. and contains:
- a CDS encoding type I restriction endonuclease subunit R, which gives rise to EIDGVIDENSEDTSGLDQNSRDFLESAIADYNAMFGTMYDTSSDKFQNYYKDVSERVKNREIDILLVVNMFLTGFDATTLNTLWVDKNLRYHGLLQAYSRTNRILNSVKTFGNIVCFRNLEQATNEAIALFGDKEAGGIVLLRTYPDYYNGYKDGDKEVRGYKAMVEELLDKYPIGEPIAGDQAKKDFIKLYGAILRLRNILTAFDEFKGNEILTERDTQDYHSTYIDLYNEFRKTAEGEKEVINDDLVFEMELIKQVEINIDYILELIKKYHKDHIKNKEILVDINKAIDASIGLRNKKDLILKFIASLDAHSVVDEEWQKYIETKRREELDEIIKQENLNHDETYKFMQNAFRNGYITTTGTDLAKVLPPISRFTATGERSKKRESVLNKLTQFFERFFTISNKEI
- a CDS encoding ankyrin repeat domain-containing protein, translated to MNTLSIAQKNTDPLERLVNSDHPVLLRVLLETLREDHATDTSHIPPLHRAVRLGIMEAVQSLLQFGADPNEKNHLGEIPLHVAVRINRADIVEILLPVSKVNTVSYYGLTPLHWACLFGYTSIVELLLLHGADPWIQAIEMDGLSPKDLAELMGYKEILNLFDTLAPAY
- a CDS encoding HEAT repeat domain-containing protein, whose translation is MIYKKRNRFLVSYSWLLILGLLTTTFLSCSPKEKQKEQISKPSLNDLYQAWYTQTTLRRENIDYQTTLDLSSQIISLYGEEGINKIFSVLENQQEKPLAKYLAVMALTPYLKEDWATKLLPLTEPDKEVNTRVCAISLLSLIQTPEVTSHLKKYINDPEPRVQFEVLTALAKRGEPEGIQQIQSLWDKAKDSPDKREHILLSIPASEIPSFLPLFRESAKDEQLTLTVRREAIMQLGRYGKEKEDVDTLKSILDTEIENSIKELVQSALDAVNARLQRDSLPQTPSN
- a CDS encoding tetratricopeptide repeat protein, which translates into the protein MSKNIPLLSVAMIVRDEEQVLPECLENLKSFVDEICIIDTGSVDETISIAKSANAKVKCIPWQDDFAYARNESLKLCTGKWIFIFDADERLSAEDSVKLRQLVEKNIFCAYRLWTRNYTQRTDRSDFQYAEKNNPWANEFPGWFPSAKIRLFPNLPEIKFEGPVHETVLTSLQQIGIPVVDNEEIIIHHYGERKSKEKIFEKQKMYLHLGKKKTQQQPENPYSFAELASQYAEMGHFPDALEYYRKALEKEANHPEWWAEIGSLLFILGHKKEAEQSFQIAVKLNPNYFSAWRNLSLLYIKTIRWNDALYALKQAHRIRPDDCEILETMGIVLWELGEKEKAREYFYRLLTINPDNQKIQEYIKSTQI